One Coffea eugenioides isolate CCC68of chromosome 2, Ceug_1.0, whole genome shotgun sequence genomic window, CCAGCTTAGCTAGTGGTTCATCACGCATGGACAACAAGGAATTGCTTTAATGCGATTGGAGGGGAGCAGAAACTGAGACTGCAACCAACTCGCTTCGAAAGGCAAAATTAGCCCATGATGAACTCACAAAAAGGGAACTGCAGCAGAAGTGTGGACTGGATATACATCAGTTGGGTTGGGAACCGCCACAACAGACTGGGTAAAGGTGAAAGTAAACGGAGCATCCGCCAACAATCCAGGAGTTGCGGGTGCAGGGGGATTAGTCAGAGACGAGATGGGAAATTGGAAAGGTGGTTTCTACTGTAATTTGGGCATTGCAAGCAACTCAGCAGCTGAATTATGGGCCATTATCCCTTGGTTGAAACTAGCCTGGCAGAAGAGCGTTGTCGCTGAAAAAGACTCTGTAGCGAGCTTATCCCTGATAAATGACAGTGGGAAAGAGAGAGTCCTTATGCAAATCTAATCCACAGAGTAAGAGAGAAACAGGGAATGCAAGTTGGATGATGCTTGGAGGGAGGGAAATAACCGTGCAGATGGTTTTCGGCTAAACTCAATCCAAGCAGAGATCCTCCAGGCTCGTCTATCCTTAAAGGACCCGAAACCTGCATGTTTGCAGATGTTGAAATTGGGTTGCATCCCCTCGTTTCGTCCCATTGTAACAAGGTCAATAGGCCTTCCAATGgacccaagaaaaaaaaagaaagggttGCTGCATCTACATTGATTCTAACGAACTCTGGTGGTGGAGTCGTCCAATTTGCATATGCATTTTCCCTCCATTCTCGAACAGGTGAAACTATTGCACTATGGTCAAAATTCTGTAGCGTTTAAAAGTCACCCTCTATCCCCCATAATCAAGCCGATGCtattattttgaaaaacaaaattgaaGTTTTAAAAGTTTGTAGCTTTTAAAATCAACATAATTCCTGCAtgtgtaaatatatatatatatatatgtatatattataccCTTTTGCGCGTCCTTTTCTCCCAATTCTTAGACATAAAATTTGAACCCAAATCTATAGATATACCAACTCCCAAAGTAATTCCACTACTTCCTTTGAAAAAATTAACAATTCTACTTGAGTAGCCATCCGAAGGTTTACCGGGCCTTCACATTACATCTTGTAAAAAGTGTGGGTTAAGGGGTAATATTGGACACATAGCGGATCatattgtaaaattttttttttggtccttgACATTAACAATGTCTTACTATAGTCAAGTTAAAAATTCGACATAACAAATTGGATCATTAACATGTTATCCGATTTGGATCGACAACATATTTCCAATCATTATTTTTGGTCAAGAAAATGATGTAGAGAGTTAATATTttgaggaagaaaaaaaaaagaataaacatttttttattatattaaaaaaaaaagatatgtaTGCATTAAGATACACCTTCATACCCTTAATATGGAAAATAACGAACATATCAAAACCATACTTTTAACTTTGCTTCGTATTACTTTTTGGGGAGCAGTGTCCGCGGACATGGAATCCATACAGGATTAACTAAATCAATTTTGATCGTTCAAGTGGTGAATATGCACTTTTTCAAGAATGAGTAGATTAGAAATGATAATTTGCAGAAGTGAAGGACTATATGTGAAATATTTTCAAGTTAGTTTGATTTCACTTGTAGCCCCCTCAGGCTTTTTATCCCCCTAGAAGCCCTTGGCATTCGTCCCTTCCGTGACTGGCTGATTGTATGAACAGGGACATAAACTGATACAGaaccaaatatatatatatatatatatttgtttatttatccGCTCCTTTCTTCACGTCGATTTCTAATTGCTCCACGTCAAAAAGTCGAACAATCTGAACTTTAGGTCCATTAGATTCTCCGATTTTGTCTTGAGTTCTCTGAGGTTATATTATGTaataaggaagaagaagagggaaGAACACTGAATCAAACGGCTCACAGAAACGGAGATCTCATAGTTATTACTGTTCTTTTGCTGCTGACGGGGCCGATCAAAATCAAATCTTTCTCTGGTTCAGGTCTGATTCCAATCCCAATTCCACATTTAGGCTTTTTCTTATGGATGATAGATTGAACTAAAAGTTTATAGCCCTTATGGGCTCTTTACCCTTTTTGCTGATTGATTAAATTTACAGGCTAGTCAACAGTCGAAATATTTGCCTGCACTTACTGGATTATATCAGTCGTTATCGaactttctatttttttccgAAACCTTATTGGCAGATACGGtgcctttttctcttttttagtCTGTTGTTTTTTTCCTCAACTAATAATTGCTCAATTGAGATGAGGAATCTTTTACgagcttttcttttttgtcaaaagaaaataaagccaAAAAATGGAGAATTTGAATTAATTTTAATAGCAAAGGTGTATGCCAAGTGGGAGAAATTGAATCTTGGCTAATGTTTTTAACTTTCACTAAATTACCCacttgaatttctttttttgggtttcCT contains:
- the LOC113762306 gene encoding uncharacterized protein LOC113762306 encodes the protein MVRHGKLATNGEKRRRHIARDEKCPVYQKEYEDTLHAIRDCPWVEQQWKHYVRENKWEMFKSLPLGTAAEVWTGYTSVGLGTATTDWVKVKVNGASANNPGVAGAGGLVRDEMGNWKGGFYCNLGIASNSAAELWAIIPWLKLAWQKSVVAEKDSVASLSLINDSGKERVLMQI